TCGTTTGTGACGCGGTATACCTCTGCATAGGAGGCTTCTGCGATCTTTTCTATGCGGTCTCCGGGCGGGCAAACATCATCCCAGGTTAGGATTCGCAGTGAGGTGTCCCCGGTCAAGTCCGCTAGTGATTGCTGCTCTTGAAATTCGTCGAGGGATTTGTCGTTTGTGGAGATCGTCTCTTGAGAGTCGCCCTTGGTGTTTCTGTAGTCCGAATCGCCAAGATCTTCCGGGCTATCTGATGAATCTGTTGCATCGTCTATGATTTCTATCCTTTTAATACTCTTCCGAGGCGATCTTCGAGGCTGCTTTGGTTCGTCTTCTATTTGAACTATCGATAGCTTCTCTGTAATTGAAGCAATGGTGTCGTCCATATCTGCGATTTTCGGGTGTCGCACTGGACTTTGGGGCAGTTCGGCGAAAAGGCGTTCAGCCTTGGTCCGAGTCGACCTTTTGCCATATTTGACTGTCGCTTTCGTTCGAggcatgttgactttggacGCAACACTGTCATCATTGTTGGACTTGTGTCGTCCAAGTTGAAGTGAATGGTCAGCGCGGATGTCGAAGATCAGGTTGGCGGGGCAACGGTGTCCATCGACCCAGGAGCTTCCTATGGAGTACTTCGTACTTCCTTCAAAGTTTACCACAACGCGTAAACCCAGCTTCTATATTAGAAAAGTGTACTTGCTTTCAATAGATACAAGGTTGCCAGCTTGAGAATGAATATCATCGCCATTGAACTTGTCTCACACGGTGTGCTTTGTTCGGGCGCAGAATAGCTGGCCAAGCTCAAGCAACAGTACTTACAGGAAAAGACAACGCCAAGAACTTGGGACTCTCGCCAGCCCATCGTATCCGATACAGCCCATCATCAGAGCATCTTTTCACACGATTATCTAAGTCTTTCTACAAATCCAAAAAGCGGCAcatgccatcagcatccaaaCTGGACCCTTtgccacaccagacctgtCATCCGCTTCTAGACCAACAGACGAAGCCCCAGACCCTCAACGCTAACGACTTGACCCACCTCCATAGATTCTCCACAGAAGCGGTTGACCTCCAATTTTCCACGTTGGCTGAAGAGCTCCCTCTCCGCTCCCTCAACCTTCGCCCGTATCGTCCCCCATTGAccacagcagccatggccgaTCTTTTGAAAAacgtctttggcggcggcaaggccAACGAGCCTGTTGCCAATCGCAAAGCTGATCCAGGTCAGTTGAACCTCCGCAAGTCCAATGGCATCCTCGCATTTGATCCTGTAATGCGAGTGAGAAATGCGCCTTTGCCCCTGGATGATTTTTGCGAGAATTACATATTCTCTTCAACCCCCGAATGCTAACCGCCGTTTCATAgactttgccgactttgCTGGAGCTCCTGATCCCGTCGCGGAGCCTGCCCCCAATGCCGCGACGTTGGGAGGCGCTGCCGGTGCCGCTGCCACGACGAGGCCCTACACGAAGTGGTACAACGTCCACGAGCGGCACTCGCTGTCCGAGTTCAAGGCGGAGGGCATCATCCTCGCGCTCTcagccttcatcttcctcttccacatcatcgGTGCGCGGGCCAATCgctccaaggccaagtcGTGGATCCGAGCCAATGCCTCCATCCTGAGGAAGGAATTCGCCCTCGTCGGGTTCGGCGGCGTGCCCACCTTGGACAACGAGGACATCAAGCCCGACTCCCTCCTCAAGGAGAAGTCGCTGTTCGAGTTCGCCACCTACGCCTCTGGACGGCAAAACACGGCCTTTGTCGACGTCAAGCTCACCATGACCAAAAAGTTCAACCCCGTCATGGGACTCGTCGAAACAgccgcctccttcttcagcgACGCCTTTGCTGCCCCCAGCGACGTCATGGAAGCTTTCCTGTACCCCTTCGACGGCAAGGAGAATCTCACTCTCCCCTCTCTGCCTGGTGGTGAGGAAGCGCGCGCCAAGGACACCAAGAGCAACTACGACGGATTCGTCTGGGCCCTTGTCCACAAGGAGAGCATGAAGCGTCTCCGTGAGGACCGCTACGACGTCACCCTCACTGCTACCAAGGAAAACTCCAAGCTGCCCAACTGGTTGACCATTATGAGCGAGAGCGCCGAAGTCACGGACACCCTGCTCACCCAGGACCTCATTGACGCTGTCGTCGCTGCCGGCGATAACTTTGAGTACCTCATCGTTTCCGACCAGCCCGTCGAGAAGCCCGTCAAGCTGGATGACGCCACGCCCCGCAAGCGCATCTTCCTCAAGTACCGTCTCCCCTCTGGCAACAGCTACGACTCCCTGCTACCCATCTTCTCGTACTTCCTCCGCCTCCCGGATTTCCTGGTGCAAAACGCCCGTTTCCGCCCCGAGGTCCTGAAGAAAGTTCGTGCCACTCGTGAAGCCATGATTTCGCAAATCAAAAAGacggccgaggaggaaaagaacGAAGAGCGTCTCTGGGAAaaggagaaggcaaagaaggcaaagcGGGATGCTGACCTCAAGGGCCTGGATGCCAAGGCCCAGAAGAAGTATCTCgagaaagagaaggagaaggatcTCCGAAGAAgtcagaagaagatgactATGCGGGGATGAAAGATCCTCCGTGTGCAATCTGAATGGTAATGGGGTCACGAGGCATGGTTAGTTGATGGGTGGTAATTGTGAAAAAGGTGCTTGTATGAGTAGTTGTAGCTGTTACAATAAACCCAAATTGCATGCATAATCCCGTCCAGTGAGCACGCTTCACACTCGACACTTGATACTTGCTACTTGattcatcaagaacaacttcGATCACTTCTCCAGTAACTCCTCCACCCTCCGAACCTTTTCCTCAGCAGTCTGCTTCTTATCCGTCCTACAAACATCAGCAATGCCCTTTGaacacaaacacaaagcACAAACATAACATACCTGCTCCCCACGCGCATACTCGACTGCACCCTCACCACTCCCCCCTGATGCACCACCGCATGCGCCTTGCCAACCACACTCATAACCTCATCCCAACTGCCTTCTACCAGACGTCAGCACTCCGCCACAACCCCAGTAGCTTGGAATGCATACCAACGGTAGTACCCGCCGAATGAAGCGTGTACTTCAACCCACTTGCCTTGAGGACGCGCTGCACCTGTGCGATTTCATCCGCAACAGAGACTTTGCCTGTGCCGACCTGCGGTTGTTAGATGGTACGGGGTAAGGACCGGTGAAACGTACGGGGATGAGGCAGAAGTCGGCGTAGCATGCTGACGGGGTGGGAATAGAAGCGTAGTCCATTCTGTTTGTGTGTGACGTgatgtgatgttgatggtgaatGGCAGATTGGTAGTTTAGATCCGCCGAATTGGAGATTATGATGGCTCCACCGAAGTCAAGGCCAAACTTGGGACTACAAGGAGACACTGGAACAACATGATGAGTTCCTATGCGATACCAGTCTCTAGAGACAGTAAGGTCCTCGTATTAAATTAATCGTTTTTTCTATCATTGTAAAACCCTCAACTGCCGAGTCGATGGACAAGAAATCTGGCTGCAAACGGACTAACACCATGTACACCCAATATACAAATGACCTTATTCGTGACAGTTGACAGGTTCTAGTCTAGGCTATTACATTAAAATTTGTTAAATTGGATTCAATTGCGAAGTTAAAATTGCATACCTACCTACTTGCCTAGATGTGGCACAAGTGTTTGGGTTCAAATTAAACCGGTTTCAACGGCGTCACGCCTAAGCGGCTTTGCTGCATTCATTTCACCAACTCTAGACTCCATGAAGAGTGATCATGTCTGATTCAATTATGTTCGCAGCCTTCACTTCTTCTGATAACTATGTATACCGTCGCCATAAAAGATGTATGATTGGCGTCAAGCTTCACATTATCTCATTTGCCTTCCAAGAGCTACCAGAGGCGGCCAGAGGCGGCCAGAATCAGAATGCAATGCCTATAATTAGAGTCTAAACTACTGTCCACCGACCAAAGATTCGAATTCAGCGTTGAAATGTTGTGTGTAATCCTCGATGCTTTCAACATAAACCCTCTGCAGCCTGGGAAACCATTCTCTCAGCCTGGCGACAAGTACAGTGGGATCGGGTCTTTGGCTATATCAAGTATTAAGAAATTAGCCTACGTCCCGCAACAAATAGGCACTCCTTGAGCGCGGACAGATTTCACTACTAacccttcttctgcatcatcTTGCACCGGCGGTGTTACGAACCCATCAATGCTGAGCCACATCAGGTAAGGGAGACTCAGTTGTGGTTGCGATTCCGGCCTAACAAACGGTTCCATGTCGAACTTTTGGGGTATTGAAACGTCTTTGAGCCACCGGCAGTGGCGAGACAGAGACGCGAGGGCCTCGGCGGTCAAATTGCTTGCCACGTTGAAGGCAAATTCTCGCAACGCCGGGAGATGCTTGACTACATGATCAAAGTCAGAATCCGAGAAGCCAGAATTCCTCGCTGAGACATGTACTGCGCCTTGTTGTCCATGTGTGAAAATGCGAAGCACGCGAACTCTGGGGAATGACTTGAGGGCCATAATTTCGTCCTTGGAAAGCTCAGTGTCAATTGTGAATTCCAGTGCTAGTTTCACCAATATAGTCAGGGGGGCAATTTTACGGATGACTTCGCCGTAGTCGTCCCGGACCATAAGGTGAAGGTGAGTAAGATTTCCCAAAAACTTGACTAATAAGGAGAAGCTGTCCGTCTCGATGTTCATGAACAGGTCTCGAATGGCTGGGAATGGTTCACGAACTTCCCTCACCAGTCGGCGAACAAGCTTGTTGCGGACAAAGGTTCCAATCACCAAGTGTGAAAGATTCTCTCGACTCGCAAGATGCACGAGGAGATCACCGGTGACCAGGTGGTCCATCTGGTGCTTGAATTCCATGTGATGCAGTGTCCGCAATTCGGAGATGAAACTGTAGAAAAACCCGGGCGTGACTTTAGGCCCTGGCGAGTCGAGTTGAATCCTGCGAATGTTCCAGCATGTATCCTTCACGTAGGTTAAGAAGTCGTGGTCCAAGTCCCCTCCAATATACCAAAAGTCTTGCAAGGGTTGCTGAAGGTACTGCCGTATGAAAGGCTGACGGCCATCCTTGTTCCGCTCTGCCCCAACTGAGAGTATCTTTACGTTCAAGAATTTCAGTTCCTCAAACTCAAAGTGAACGGGTGCGTCATCATCGCCCTCGAATATAATTTTGGTGAACTTTGGGGCATAAATTTGACGACGGCTGGCTTCGACTTGGAGAAGCTTTTGGTATGgtgcttcttgccaaaggACGTGTGTTCCACAAGCAAACCACCGTTGAGAGACTCTTACTACGGCTGCCAAGGTCGGTTTTTCGCGTTCTAGATACTCGAATATATGAACAAGCAGCTCGGGGAGTGACAGAACTTGGTGCCTGACCCAGTGCTGTGTCCATTTCTGCTCCATGTCAGGGAAAGTGTGGAAATCTGGGAAAGTCTGGGACGTTAAAAGACAGGACGAGATGTACAGCGTCaatagtagtagtagtagtagtagtagtagtagtagtagtagtagtagtagtagtagtagtagtagtagtagtagcAGTAGTAGTAACAGTAGTAGTATTCGAAAAAGTGATGGTTGTGTTCTGGGACGACGAGACTGGCCTGTGTTTACTTGGGTCACACATCTGAACAAACATGTCACTCTTGGTGTGTTCTTTCCATCGTATAGCTTCTCCAATTGCCTCTGGGCAGCAACGAGGTAGTAGCTGAAAGAAGCGAAAGGAGGGCCTCACTCGTGCAACTGCCCAAGTTGCCATTACCTACCTACTTAGGTAGATGTTTAAAGATTTACCAACTGCGATACAAAGGTTCATGCAAAAGTAGAGCTTGTCGGGCTCATTTATTGGTACGCGGGGGAGCTGATCCCAGCTCAAACCGTCTTATATCTAAGTATGTAAGCCAATCTATCCTGTATCATTGCTCTAGCCTAGGTGAATGCAATCCcaagaaaaataaaaagtaaaagataaaaataaaaagatAACAACGCCTCGCTAATCAAATCAGTTAATTCCGTGGACCACATTTCACTACACCAGCAGTAACGCAGCCGAAACAAAGGCCACGAGAGCCCCGGTTCCAAGTTTCCTCTCTTGAGCGAAGTTGCTCCCGGCCGACTGGCCACTCGACTGTGTCGTAGTCCTTCCCTTGGCATCCGTCACACCGTTCATACTATCCAGGGCAGCGATAGGATCGCCCTTGTCCCAGAAATCAACCAGCACAAAATTGGGCTGTTTCGCCCACTCCGTCTTGCACTGCTCCAGGTGTTTGCCCAGATTTCCAGGTTGCTCGGTACTCGCGCTGTTGACGGTCTCAATGGCATCGGCGTCGGGAACCTGCACGGTACCTATGAGATTTTGGTATTTGAAGTGGTTGACAAGGCTCATGTAGCCGTTGGCCAAAGAGGTAGATGGCGGTTTAGCCTTGGATGGTCGATCGACAGTGCAGTTGAAGCCACCAAGAGCAGTAACTTCGAATGGCGTCTCGAAGACATGATCGAACTCGGGGAGGAGATAGGGCGTGGATGCGGAGAAGTCCATGTTTGTAACAAAGGTGACGACACGAGAGTTGGAGCGAATCATGTCCTGGAGAGTCGGCCAGGTGGACGTCAGAGTGTTTGACTGCGGCTTGTAGGCGACTTTTGCAAGGCCCGAGGCTTCAAAGGCGGCGCCAAAGTCGGAAGCAGGGGCcttgttggcattgactAGCAACAAAGTTACAACATCATTGGGGTTCCTGGTGACCCAGTCATTGACGCTCTTTAGCCATGTTTCCAGATCCCCGGCATCGAGCAAGTTACACGAGGTATGGCAAAGTTCCAGGGTAGAATTTGGCTTGTGAACCTGTGCTTGAAGGAGTCGGAGACCAGCGTCCAGGGCGATGGTTGCGTTTTTGAACTGATTTCCGGCTATGGAGTTGCCAGTGCTGCTGTCTCGTAGAAAGGCGCTGTTGTGGGCTCCCATGTGTGTAATGGAGTTGTACTGACGACCACAGAGAGTCGGAGAGTTATTGCAGGCATTACCAGAGGAGATGCCTGATGGCAATGGAGCAACGGCtgtggttgatgatgaaggcagTTGTGGAAGAGCGTGGACCGCATGTGAGAAAGCGACCAGCGCTGTCAGGACGGCATGGGCATGTCGCAGTGGTGTCAACATGGCTGCGGAGTGGCGGAAATGTACAAATAAAATGcaaagtacctaggtactgtaGCTCTATTGCAAAGaacttttgtttttgttcGGCGGCTGAGTTGAATCAATGAAAAAATGCTgtagtactccgtaaacgAAGCTCAGATGTTACGTGTAGGAATTCAGCAACCAAATGTCATCAAAGCCTGTGCAGGGTTCTGAAGCTCCAGAACAACAAGACACCGTACCGAGATTGAGAATGCAGTTGAGACTAGCGACgaaagaaaatgaaaaaaTACAGTAAAAATAAAAGAACTCTAAAAGACAGAAAACCAAGATGGATCCCGCGTGGTAATAAAGAGCGATTTCACGGAGACATGAAAAGAAGTCAAGTTACCAGACTTTATCCAGCAAGCACAGATTGGGCAAAGTAGGAAAGAACAGAAATAGAACACGAGGGAAGGAGGCAGTGAACTCTCAGCCAGGTCAGTCACAACCAGACAGGAGCGGCCACAGCAGAGACCATCCACCATACACcgccaaccaccaaccaccacacaGAGTCcggagtacagagtaccAACCACATGTACCAACAGACCAACAGACACCTTGATTGCTTTGTCACTTCAACTCCACACTtcgccagacaccagacacgacTTGTTTCGTCGATCCACTCGCACCGACGACCCAAAAAAAGAACCACCGTTGAGTGGCAGACCGAAGAAATTTTGTGGACGACTGCCGCAAATCACCCAGTGTCAACGTGGTTGGAGCGTGGTTGGAGGctctcatcccatccagtTACGTCTTCCTGGACCCAATCAATGTCAACGTGAGGTCGGTGTACTGAGGACAAGGCAATCGGGGCGGTGCTGCGCCTCTGCCAACGTCAGCAGTGGAGGAGGACATGTAGGGATGAAACGGCTGATGAGCGAGATGATGAAATCAAAAATTTCTTGGGTCGGCACTTGGGACATTAGTGGATTGTCAACGTTGAGCTCCAAGTCGGATGTTGGTaggcaagccaagttggtgaCGTCTGGTTGTGACGGATGATTATGATTTATGATGGTTAGGGGCTCGGTGCACTTGTCTCAAACATTCCATGTATTGTGCGTATTTGCGTGCGTGTGGTGATGATACGGAGACGGAAACGGAAGCAagtgtctgtctgtctttttgtacctaggtatgtatgtGTATCTGTCTGTCCGTGTGTATTCGTCTATGCGTCCGCCCTGACATTTCATCTGTGCCGCTGCCCTGAATATGCAAATGATTCACGCCGAGAACGACGGAGTAccgttgaaggagatgagaCTTGACAAGATAAAATTGGCACGGCAGGAGCGAAGTCAAGCATTTTTCTGAGGACGGTGTGATGCAGATAAGTTGAGATGCACCGAGTAGAGAGTGCGGAGTCATTCAGCTGGCTTATCGACTCCgtgctttcaatgttcctttTTCATGTcaagctgccaaggcagagcaacattgaagtcggCGCGCATAACAGAACTAGACATTGTCCCCCGTCAATACAACAATCGGACTGcacctactccgtacttacctacctaggtactaggtatCTAAGGTCGTACATTCACGGGGGACCGAGTACACACTGCAAAGAGCCAATTGTTTCAAAGTTGCCATCATTGCATGAACCTCTGGCTGGCAGTGGCGTTCTGcgatcaaccagacatttgaaggGTGGCACATGCACTTTGAGAGGTTCATGCACAACTTCATGCACAACttcacatgcatgcatgcacagacacaggcacaggcacaggtATAGACACAGGTACAGGGCAATCCAGCAGGTGCCACCGCACGGCACTTGCCCATTGCAGTACTAATAAAAAGGCACTGGAACCAGACAACCTTaaaacttgacatttcagATTCAGCATCAAATATCTTACTCGTAACTTGGAAACACGCACGTGGCAGCAAAAGAGCTGCTTCTTTCGGTGAAAACAATGAACAGTTCAATTGACAATACCACGAAGCAGCTGATCTGGACGTGGCCtatttattttttttattgtttattttttttggaaTATGCGAGTATTTCGATATAAATCTGGCCGGCGCGGCTGTTCCCTGCCACCTATCTCAATTCGTAAACTTCATTAAACAAATACAGTTCTTTAACatcattcttcttttcctctaaagggtggtttgttttgtgCCATGGCACAACACAAGATTATCTACTTCTCAGGGGAGATACCCCAGGGAGATCCAGAGGGTGACCAGCGAGACTTGTTCAACAGGTTACGCCTTCTCAGCAAGGAACGGGACTACCCCGTCTTGTACTCGTTTCTAGATGCTGTTACAACCTCGTTGAAGGAGGAGTGCAAAAAACTGACAAAATCCCAGAGAGAGTTGATGCCATGCTTCGAGAGCGTCTTGGACCTCACCGATCATGTTATCCAGCTCAGGAGAACGTCCCTCGGGCCGGCCATTGAAcgagtcttggtcttggtgtttCAATTAGGTGGTTTTATTTCGTAAGTCTTCCCAAACTAAGGTCAATCGTCGTCAAGAGAATGCTAATATTGAGTCTGTAACAGATATCATGAAGCTTCTCCCCTGGAATACAACTTCACAGGCACCAATACAAGCTTCATTGCAACAGGATCAGGGCTGGTTTCCGCAGCAGCCATTAGCCTTTCACCTAGCATATCCATGATTCCTCGTATTGCCCGGGGCATGACGCGGGTTGCATTCCGGTTTGGACTAGTTGTTGACCAGGTGTGCCGGTCATTAGAGGTTTCACCAGATGAGATCAACGCAGAAGGGGCATGGGTGCATTGTGTGCATGGCgttgacgaagacgatgccCTAAATGCCGTTGATAGTTTCAACATGAAAAAGGTATTGACTTGAATGAGGTCAACACTAAAACCAAAGGGCCAGCCATCACAGCTAACTGCTCCTCCAGGGATATTCAGAGACGAGTAAGGCGACTGTGTTTAGCGTTGATGACAAGTCTGTCAGTATCTGTGGTCCACCGGCCACTCTGCGAGCTCTCTTTACAGAAAGCGACTTCTTCCATCGATCAAAGAGTATACCGATGAAGAAGGTGCAAGGGATGTGGCATACGGCTCGGTTATACGGCAAAGAGCACGTCCGTCAAATCGTTCCAAAGATGGATCACCAGGATTCACATATCCCCTTATTCTCCCCCGTGACTGGACAGACGTATGAGCATACGGATGCCACAATGCTACTTGAAGCTATTATAGAAGAGATACTCACACAACAGATCCACTGGGATCGGGTTACTGATAGTATCACGAAACGATTGAAGCAACTCTCTTCCCCAAGCGTACAATTCATCGCCATACAACCGTCACGTTACGCTGAGAAACTACTACAGCAGTGGCGAGTCGACCTCCCCGGCACAACACTATCAAACATTAATATAATACCCGCAGTCATGGATATCCCGTTGGGTAAAACTCCTCCACGAGACGCCAAGTCGTCCAAAATCGCCGTCGTCGGAATGGCATGTCGCTTCCCCGGAGGAGCTAACGACACAGAAACATTCTGGAAAATACtgaaacaaggccaagatgttc
The genomic region above belongs to Pochonia chlamydosporia 170 chromosome 2, whole genome shotgun sequence and contains:
- a CDS encoding F-box-like domain-containing protein, producing MEQKWTQHWVRHQVLSLPELLVHIFEYLEREKPTLAAVVRVSQRWFACGTHVLWQEAPYQKLLQVEASRRQIYAPKFTKIIFEGDDDAPVHFEFEELKFLNVKILSVGAERNKDGRQPFIRQYLQQPLQDFWYIGGDLDHDFLTYVKDTCWNIRRIQLDSPGPKVTPGFFYSFISELRTLHHMEFKHQMDHLVTGDLLVHLASRENLSHLVIGTFVRNKLVRRLVREVREPFPAIRDLFMNIETDSFSLLVKFLGNLTHLHLMVRDDYGEVIRKIAPLTILVKLALEFTIDTELSKDEIMALKSFPRVRVLRIFTHGQQGAVHVSARNSGFSDSDFDHVVKHLPALREFAFNVASNLTAEALASLSRHCRWLKDVSIPQKFDMEPFVRPESQPQLSLPYLMWLSIDGFVTPPVQDDAEEGQRPDPTVLVARLREWFPRLQRVYVESIEDYTQHFNAEFESLVGGQ
- a CDS encoding PLC-like phosphodiesterase (similar to Metarhizium robertsii ARSEF 23 XP_007822086.1); translated protein: MLTPLRHAHAVLTALVAFSHAVHALPQLPSSSTTAVAPLPSGISSGNACNNSPTLCGRQYNSITHMGAHNSAFLRDSSTGNSIAGNQFKNATIALDAGLRLLQAQVHKPNSTLELCHTSCNLLDAGDLETWLKSVNDWVTRNPNDVVTLLLVNANKAPASDFGAAFEASGLAKVAYKPQSNTLTSTWPTLQDMIRSNSRVVTFVTNMDFSASTPYLLPEFDHVFETPFEVTALGGFNCTVDRPSKAKPPSTSLANGYMSLVNHFKYQNLIGTVQVPDADAIETVNSASTEQPGNLGKHLEQCKTEWAKQPNFVLVDFWDKGDPIAALDSMNGVTDAKGRTTTQSSGQSAGSNFAQERKLGTGALVAFVSAALLLV
- a CDS encoding cell wall biogenesis protein Ecm15 (similar to Metarhizium acridum CQMa 102 XP_007810070.1): MDYASIPTPSACYADFCLIPVGTGKVSVADEIAQVQRVLKASGLKYTLHSAGTTVEGSWDEVMSVVGKAHAVVHQGGVVRVQSSMRVGSRTDKKQTAEEKVRRVEELLEK